A portion of the Lolium rigidum isolate FL_2022 chromosome 1, APGP_CSIRO_Lrig_0.1, whole genome shotgun sequence genome contains these proteins:
- the LOC124677387 gene encoding pre-rRNA-processing protein esf1-like isoform X2 translates to MKRAIALPLQRKVALNPDRKRKLALNPDRKRKLQWLAARFRPKRRKEAKVYMTDKETHMLAVVNMDWDHIKAVDLYMVMTSGIPEGGRVLSVSIYPTEFGLKCMRVEAAIGPSALIGADCEEDSDFEAENNKLRTSLNRRRFYYAVVLCDSRATALHLYTTFDGTEFLKTANVFDLRFIPGSMDFNYPALDVATEAPPSYKEPDFGTQLTKVEPIWDNDAKLDKLLKYISRYEGESDQWFCTTGVSRNKHRRCAPVGEPNDGETWSQDSAANSLVRRSKSKLE, encoded by the exons ATGAAGAGGGCGATAGCCTTACCGCTGCAGCGGAAGGTGGCCCTCAACCCGGATAGGAAGCGGAAGTTGGCCCTCAACCCGGATAGGAAGCGGAAGTTGCAGTGGCTCGCGGCGAGGTTCCGACCGAAGCGGCGGAAGGAGGCCAAG GTATACATGACTGACAAGGAAACTCACATGCTTGCTGTTGTTAACATGGACTGGGATCATATTAAG GCGGtggacttgtatatggtcatgacATCTGGTATCCCGGAAGGTGGCCGAGTTCTGTCAGTCTCGATATATCCAACAGAATTTGGACTCAAGTGCATGCGCGTTGAGGCAGCTATAGGCCCTTCTGCTCTTATTGGTGCTGATTGTGAAGAAGATAGTGACTTTGAGGCCGAGAACAACAAGCTCCGTACTTCTCTAAACAGACGCAG GTTCTACTATGCAGTTGTGTTGTGTGATTCCAGGGCAACTGCACTTCACCTATACACGACTTTTGATGGTACAGAGTTCTTGAAAACAGCAAATGTGTTCGATTTGCGGTTTATTCCCGGCTCTATGGACTTCAACTATCCTGCTCTTGATGTAGCTACAGAG GCACCTCCGAGTTACAAGGAACCTGATTTTGGGACTCAACTTACCAAAGTTGAGCCCATCTGGGATAACGATGCTAAG TTAGATAAACTTCTTAAATATATATCAAGGTATGAGGGCGAATCAGATCAATGGTTTTGTACAACAGGAGTCAGCAGAAACAAGCATAGAAGGTGCGCACCTGTGGGGGAACCGAATGATGGGGAAACGTGGTCCCAAGATTCTGCTGCCAACTCTCTTGTGAGGCGTTCTAAAAGCAAGCTAGAGTGA
- the LOC124677387 gene encoding pre-rRNA-processing protein esf1-like isoform X1 — translation MKRAIALPLQRKVALNPDRKRKLALNPDRKRKLQWLAARFRPKRRKEAKVVYMTDKETHMLAVVNMDWDHIKAVDLYMVMTSGIPEGGRVLSVSIYPTEFGLKCMRVEAAIGPSALIGADCEEDSDFEAENNKLRTSLNRRRFYYAVVLCDSRATALHLYTTFDGTEFLKTANVFDLRFIPGSMDFNYPALDVATEAPPSYKEPDFGTQLTKVEPIWDNDAKLDKLLKYISRYEGESDQWFCTTGVSRNKHRRCAPVGEPNDGETWSQDSAANSLVRRSKSKLE, via the exons ATGAAGAGGGCGATAGCCTTACCGCTGCAGCGGAAGGTGGCCCTCAACCCGGATAGGAAGCGGAAGTTGGCCCTCAACCCGGATAGGAAGCGGAAGTTGCAGTGGCTCGCGGCGAGGTTCCGACCGAAGCGGCGGAAGGAGGCCAAGGTG GTATACATGACTGACAAGGAAACTCACATGCTTGCTGTTGTTAACATGGACTGGGATCATATTAAG GCGGtggacttgtatatggtcatgacATCTGGTATCCCGGAAGGTGGCCGAGTTCTGTCAGTCTCGATATATCCAACAGAATTTGGACTCAAGTGCATGCGCGTTGAGGCAGCTATAGGCCCTTCTGCTCTTATTGGTGCTGATTGTGAAGAAGATAGTGACTTTGAGGCCGAGAACAACAAGCTCCGTACTTCTCTAAACAGACGCAG GTTCTACTATGCAGTTGTGTTGTGTGATTCCAGGGCAACTGCACTTCACCTATACACGACTTTTGATGGTACAGAGTTCTTGAAAACAGCAAATGTGTTCGATTTGCGGTTTATTCCCGGCTCTATGGACTTCAACTATCCTGCTCTTGATGTAGCTACAGAG GCACCTCCGAGTTACAAGGAACCTGATTTTGGGACTCAACTTACCAAAGTTGAGCCCATCTGGGATAACGATGCTAAG TTAGATAAACTTCTTAAATATATATCAAGGTATGAGGGCGAATCAGATCAATGGTTTTGTACAACAGGAGTCAGCAGAAACAAGCATAGAAGGTGCGCACCTGTGGGGGAACCGAATGATGGGGAAACGTGGTCCCAAGATTCTGCTGCCAACTCTCTTGTGAGGCGTTCTAAAAGCAAGCTAGAGTGA